The Solanum pennellii chromosome 7, SPENNV200 DNA segment CATGAGAGTCATACTGCACTTGAGCTTCTGCTATGCAACAGGGTCCAGGGAAGGGCCGATCACAAGGGTCTATTGTACTAGTCTTACCTTGCATTTCTGCGAGAGGCTATTTTCAAGgcttgaacccgtgacctcctGGTCACATGGCAACAATTTTACCGGTTATTCCAAGGCTCCCCTTCTCACATGAGAGTGTGTATATTTAAAACATGGTGGTTGGTTTAGTTAGGGAAAGCTACATATATACCAAAGCTTAACAATGAAAGGAAGGTATCGGAATAAGCACCAGTTCATTTATATAACAGATTCGATAAACTTGCCAGAAAGAATGATGTATAGACTCAACGCAATGGAGAAAGGTGAACTTCTTGGTACATAGCATTTTACCCCCTTAGTGCAACTAGCTGATGCAAATCCCGATTAGTCTAGCTAGTGGGGTTAGGGATATAAGATAGCTACATAACTGTCTTGCAAATATCCCCTAAAACAAAGACATGCTCAAAAGTTCTTTTTTATTGTCAACGCTGTCTGCAATAAGTACACTTTGAGACAAGAATATGACCAAAGTTCAATATAATCTTCATCCCTTTCCTGTTAATTTACACTCCAATCTCCACACTTAAAAGAAGATGTTTGTCACTCAACTTGATTTAATTGAAAGGGGGAGAGAATTAAAAAGAATCTCTGACTCCGAGTTCAGAGTAACTTGATAGTCTGGGAAAGCATTCGCAACAGCCACAAACACTTCATAGAGCTCAATGAGGACTATGCAAGATTGTTAATATGCAAAACAGTTAGAAACCTGGAAACTAAACAAGTTAACTGAAACATGATTcaagtgaaatttttttactaaagCTGAGATAGTTACAAGAGGACCTAAATAGAAGAACAAGTTAGTAGCACTGTCTGAGTGTCTTTGAGTACTAGGCAATAAAGAAGAATAATATAGCTTCATGAACTAAACAAAAACTTTGTAAGAGAAGTATTAGCACTATAGTTTAGCTAAATCTTGTTTTCACTTTGTCCTGAATATTGGAACCTTTCCAGCATTGATGTTTTCAAGGTTTCTAATCCTCCTCTCAAGTTTCACAATATCGATCATATCACATGAACCGCTCCCTTTCTCATGGTTATTAATGTTTCCCATGGCCATATTGCCTTCAGTTATTTTGGTACACGTTGCTATTACCTTCTGTGTTACCACTGAAGCTTCGCTCATTTGTAAGGTTTTAGCTGGATTAGTACTCAAAAGTCCTGCATTTGGACCGTCACTTGCAAGTGCAATACCATCAGTTAAGTTGAGCTTGCAGCCACCTTTGTCATTGTTATTCTTGCTCTCTAGTGGCACCATTTCCTTAACTACGTATGGCCCATCTCCATCTTCATCCGACTTTCCATTTGAAGCCTCAAATTTATCGCTTATTGGTTTCGATTCCACTAGAGTCTCCCTTGCTCTGGCAGTCCCATCATTTGAAGCTGAAGAAGATTGGCTTTGCATGCTAAGGAAGAGTTTCTGATTATTACCAGGTACAGCAACTTCTTTCTTCATGAGTTTCCTCTTGCGTAAAGATACAGAAATTGGAATATTGTCATCAtctgatgatgatgattctaTAACTATCATATCACATTTCTGCAAAAAACCACAACATACAGAGGCATTCATCTTTTCGTGCTGAATTGCAACCTCAGGTGCAACATTTTGGTTCTTCCACCATTCCAAGTATCGTCTGCTGACATCTGACTCGATGAACCTAGAAGGTATATAGAGCTTGACATCTTTAATTGGTCTGTTATAATTAGTCCAAGCAATTTTCGGGATATGATCACTAGCATGATTCACACAATCAGGCACATCTTGATCAAATCCAAATTGCATTGATACTCTATGTGGATTATATTGTTCAACACAATCCATTCCAACTAGTTCAGAAGCTCGAACAAGTCGAGCAAAAGTCATGATTTCTCTTCCAATATTTGGTCCAACCACCACATATTCATCCCTCTCCTTGTAAAATCTGCTGATGTCCCAATTCTTCACAATATCAATGGCATAAGGACGCCACAGAAAACATTCAGCAGCAGAATCTATTGCACTCCTATGATCcacattatttagttttttcgCCTTATGCCATCTAGCTACTCTTGGCTCCCCAGTGTAAATGATACTACTAGGCTTAGGCTGCAAATTCGTAAATCTCTCCCAAGCCCATAGCTGAATAAACTGAAAAGGAGCCCGAAGGTTCGGATTCAACTCATCTTCTATACATCTAGAATCACTCGGCGAATGGTTCTTAGCTGAAGATACAATAAACTGTTTAAGCAAACTCATATCCCTATAAATACTAGCTAAAACAGCAGGGGCAAGTGCTATTGGAATTCCTTGAGAAAGATAAATTGCAATAGAGAAAAGAGCTCTGTCCACTTTCTGAAAGCTTCTAGCAGGAAGCACATACCTTGACAACCAAAGGGTTAAAAATGCAACATGCTCCAAATGATCACCTCTTCCTGCAAAATGCTCCATCCAGGCACTGTGACGAACGTTCGTTTTACGCGCTCTAATATCTTTATGAACCTCAGCAAGAGCTTTTTCAATGTCAACAGCATCTTTGGTCTTAACAGGTTTCAACACAGAGTGTCCTAAAACAGAGAAACCACCTAAAACCACCATATCCTCCAAAGTAATAGTAGCTTCTCCCCATGGTAAAATGAATGTATTAGTCTCCATACACCATCTCTCAGCTAAAGCAAGAATCAAATCACTATGCTTATAAATCATAAATGTTGAAGCTATAATACCTTCAAAGACTCCAGCTTTCTTCCATATCTCTTGGTGTAAAGGCTTTAACTTATTAACCCATTTAGACCATCCCTTCATATATGAAGAACCACCCTTAAACTGAACTTTTGGTGATGAACAAGAAATTTTGATTCTTGAAGGGAGAAATGGGAGTTTTTTGGTTGTTGGTTTAAGAAAATGAgcaactctaaatatgggtttCACTTCTTCATCAATAGATGAAACCATAACCTCTTCTCTTTCCTCCATGATTTCAACTTCTGAACAATCCACCattcttgattttgaaaaaaaattgtatttttcctctttttacATCAGGGTTTTCAAGAATACAGAAGGAAAAAACAGCCCATTCTTGTGTATTGAATCATACTAAAAGAATGGGACAAAGTTTCTgattcctttttagtctgtacTATTTTTTTCAGTACTGAGtgagaaaaacaaacaaatatggTGCAGCTCAAAATTCTATTTGTAGGCAAAAACTAACATATAGCTGCATTTGAAAACAAACGAGCCGTAGGTTACCAAAATGGGCTGTGGCGCACTGGTTGGAGTgtttcattcttaattaaaGGTGTCGAATTCGAGCGTTGGATATGGACAAAATTCATCTTCAAATGGGCCTTGCAGTGTTGATCCGGACTAAGGCGGAGCTCCAATGTGGTCTTCAAACATCGATGGAAACTAAAAAAGCAATAAGTTTCATAAAGAATGTTCAAGTCTAGAAATTTAACGAATCACTTTTCATTTAACATGATACGTAAGATATTATAAATAAGATGATCAATTCGactgatttattatttattcgtGTTGATGATTATAAAGATCAATTATGATGATATGACATACAAAAGGTATTATTGGAACTTATGCAcatttatttcaatattaataGATGATAAAAACAATTTCtttcttccaaaaaaaattaaaggaattttcaaaaaaaaatatttttgtagtgTTCAAAAATTTTTGGAAGCAACGCAAATTGtttgatttctaaattaaataaaatatttctcacCTAAAATTCATTGTAAAAAGAAGAGATAagcattaaaatatttttaaacttaaCGTGAATTATTACTTTAATcactcaaattttatttgatcttCGCATTAAATTGATGTTCACACTTTATAAGTTGTTTTTTATTGTTGACGTATACTTGTTCTTAAACAATTCAATTATAAGTATTCCAAAGTGaataaaaacaagaatataaaggaataataaagtatttaatgaaatttttagaaaaatgaattatgggaatattaattttgtttaagCTTCTTGAACATTAAGCATGATGATGATATTAATTATAAGggtaaaatggaaaaaaaattgattaattttatcTTGATTTTGTAAATGATCAAGTAATCTGAGACATGTATTTTTATCAACTGATATTTATTGGCcagaaaaagtatatatatcacaatttattagatacatatattataaactcgtaaaaaaaaattaataaactaattaagaGATAATATTGAAAGACTAAACGTGAAGAATAATAGCCTTGTGAAGGAATTAATTCCAACAAAGGGAAACTGTAGCCTCATTTTCATAACAGAAAAGTGTTTGGTAAGATTTTATAAGGCGACTTGGCCTCGATTAATAACTAAaaacttcaactttgaaaatatatatatatacctcttAACTCGTAAGTCCCATTGTGTCTCATTGGACACCCAACGTTAAATAGGAGTTCTAAGTCTAAACCAACTTAAAGATACACAAATCAAAAGATATGTGgtatgtattaaaatattatttaatcgatCTTAAACATGTTAGGTAGAAACCTAGAactaaaaagttattaaaaaggaaaaagagagagataattgtttaaataaactaaaaaagtaggattaaaaaaatcaaaatgaaatgAGTAATTACAAAGAAAAATTGCCATAAACTCTACTTTATGCGTttcttaagaaataataattaatttgagtattttattatgAAACACATATTAATTGCTATTACGTTGTTCCCTTCTACtgtattttcttcttctgaATTTGTTGCACTTGAGCCGATAATTTTTCGGAAACAAGACCGATGTTTTGGGGTCCCTTGGGCTGATGTTTTGGGCCAAATGGGTCAAGAAATTTGGACCGAAATTGCAAATGATTTGGGCCTATGGGTCATAACTTGGTCAACATTTGTGGCTACTTTTGTACCTAATTTGGGCCAGATTTAGTGTCACTTTATTGGGCCAACTTTGATCTTCATTTGGGCCACCATTAAGTCCAGTAATCCATGTAGGTATTGGCCATAATACGACCCTCAAATGATACAACAGAACATATTTAAACACTCTTATGAAATATTTAAGATCAAATAATACGGCAACAATGATTTACATTCTTGTCTTCTTGGTGAAGAATTAAAGTATTTCTTTAGGAATATATTTGCGAAATAAATATAGTTTAGTAGTATATTTTGAGATGATATTTaaacgaaaaaaaaattaactgaATCGAAACTGACACCGAAGAGAGAACGATATAAATGAGATGGTTTTAAAAAGTCTAGTTTTGGTAATATATTACCCAAGAAATTGGAAcggtataattttttttaaaaaataatcactgAACCGTACTatttgttgggctttgtggaggcttgtgagccggcccgacccattactgaaaccctaggttaaccatttggctttcctataaatatgatccttgtatttgtaattccatagcagcacaagtgaaataaaatcctcctgttacagtcgtggagtagggaaaccgaaccacgttaaattcttgtgtgtcccgtttgtgttccgtttctcttttctctagattatttgtgtgtgttgtgtgtttaattcctaacaattggtatcagagcgaggtttcaacaacattgtaacacaaactgtgagaaattgtcacctagggttcttgtgtgaagaactgtgtgcagggaggagtagccgccgttaccgtgtgggtaacctcaagcagcagccggctaggagaaccgcgcagggtgcgaacagccgtcgtccgtgtgctgtccgtcgcgccgttccgttggccgccgcgtcgaggagcctcagatccagccgcgagcgtccagatcgtgagcatcgtccaaatcgccgcccgctgtctgtagacgccgttaagggaattgccgaagtcctttgagatggcagaagatgggaagttccgaattgagaagttcgatggtacagatttcagttggtggaagatgcagattgaagatttgctggttcagaaagatttggacgtagtgttgggtgacaagcaaggaaaattgtctgatgcagagtgggcagttttggatcggaaagctatgtcagttatccgactctcgttgaccaagaatgttgcgttcaacattcttaaggagaagacagcgaaaggcatcttggaagccttgtctaacatgtacgagaagccatctgcagcaaacaaaatttttctgattagagagttggtgaacacaaagatgaaggaaggcagttcagttaccgagcacatcaactcattgaattcgatcttagccagacttttgtcagttggcattaagttcgatgatgaagttcaagctttactactgttatcatcattgcctgacagttggtccggaacggttacagcagttgccagttcagtgggacctaatggattcacctttgagaagattcgtgatctcgttcttggcgaggatgtcagaagaaggagttctggagaatcatcaggtgatatgctaaacgtcgtcagaggcagaggaaataacagaggtagtgggagcaggaaccgaagaaggagtcagtcaaaggctcgggatggctcaggtgtaacatgttggaactgcaaggaggtggggcatttcaggaatcaatgccagaaagacaaacaagtcaacattgcagaagacagcgtcaacgaggatttgtttatctgttgcgcggagagcaatgtggattcctgggtcatggattctggtgcttcttttcacgctacccacagcagtgaagcattgcagaatctggttattggagactttggaaaggtaaggcttgcagacgatagagctcttgatgttacgggcatgggtgacatggtgctgaagacgccagtcggtttctggaccttgaaggatgtcagagttgttccaagcttgacgaaaagtttgatttctgttaggcagttggatgaacagggacatcatgtgaagttcggaaatgggcagtggaaggtcgtgaggggcaatcttgtcatggctcgtggaacaaaaagaggatcgttgtatattgtcggattaccgtctgagggagtgaccgtcccagttcagaagaaaaacaaagtccggttcacagaatctcgtgggcagaagaaggttgtctttgcaagaaagaaacccagagccacaggtcagattcaggatgaacgagcaaggaaaggttcaggaagaccagtcagaggcgttcgtggcagtgggagcaccggccgtgcttcagccaaggctcctagaagacagtgggtcaagagaaccagtattccagctgttgatacgtctccagaaaatatcttgctgagtatggagagtgtttgttctcagggagttctaggatccggcagttcgtgtctcaagtgggagccggtagggaccgaggacgagtcaagggcagtttcagccgtgactgatgtgttgaagcttcggggagcttcaacgggcctttcagttgactgatgagaaggccgctgtagcaggagagagttgaaaaagattactagacatacaagtgttctaagtggatgacagttgaaattcttcaagcctccaagtgggagattgttgggctttgtggaggcttgtgagccggcccgacccattactgaaaccctaggttaaccatttggctttcctataaatatgatccttgtatttgtaattccatagcagcacaagtgaaataaaatcctcctgttacagtcgtggagtagggaaaccgaaccacgttaaattcttgtgtgtcccgtttgtgttccgtttctcttttctctagattatttgtgtgtgttgtgtgtttaattcccaacactATTGACACTCCTACATGTAGGTTTAAGATTTGTGTACACTCTATCCTTTTTAAACCCTACTCGTACAATCTCACTGGATATAACTTGGTTGTTAAGATCAAAAACGTAATTTTAGAATCCGGCAATATCTGATTGTGTCTCATGTATGCTCAACATTCAGCAATATAGtaatcttcttattcaagtTATGAACTATGACTTTAGCTAATCTTCTGAGATAACAATTTGAATATTTGATAACTAATTAGaccaaaaaatatgtaaaataatttatatcagAGCCAGGTTTCGATCCTGGGACCTGTGGGTTATGGGCCCACCACGCTTCCGCTGCGCCACTCTGATGATTGTTGCTAATGTATTtgtgttaaaattaaaatttatcaattcacAACTCTATGCCAAAAGCAGTGAACCCCGTATTATAGGGCGGTTCAAAACTGGACATCGATAActcaaatcaaaaaaaaaatattagtttattagTATTGGTTTAGTGGTTTTGGTAacggttttaattttttttattattgattatcgGTTCATAATGATCTGAAGTTTTTTTTAACAGGTTAACCGATAACCccatagtaaattaaataattatatttataccattttatatcaaaaaatcTCGACTTAGAGTTTGgtttcctacttttattttttattgtctcAAACACTTGGTTATTCTATAATGTAAAAGTGCTTGTTTTTTAGCATGATGTAACTTGTGAATTCGTGTTGATGGTTTATTTGGATTGTCACCTAAAAATCGATgaatcaataattaataagtCAATATCTTAATAATTCTATAACGGTTTAACATCTCTACAAATCGGTTACCAGTAAGCCAAAtgataaactttaaaatataacCGATCGACACACAGCCCTATCCCATATTCCTCTATTTCCTTTTTTCCTGTAACTCGAATATACAATCTTGTAATTGAAAGTGGAGGATGCTTATTCGTTACGTATATCAGTATCATTTCGATACCAatgggaaaaaataaaatataacttgaACCAAAACATTGTATATTAACTGTTACATATACTATAAATTGAATTCAATGTGAAGCAGAAATTGATTGTATTTCAGCTTCTTCAATCCATTCTGAATTTGGTTCACTCCATGATCTTGGCCGAACTCCgaatttaaagaagaaaatcatcTCCATCAGCTCAAAAAACTTCGATTCATCCAAAATCGAGTTCCAAATTCCACTGACAATGCAGTAATTGTTGTTATACGGAACGCGATGATGATCAGCGTGTTGTTCCCTCGATACGAGTACTCCGGCGTCTTGTAATGCTAACACGATTGAAGGTAACTTACTTTTCGTACCATGAGCCCAGGAATGAAACTGTTGGCTGAACATAATGCACCCTGAACAAACCCCGACGAATGCCAGAGTAGTTGGATCGTTGCAGAAGATATTGATTGGAAGGACTGTGAATGTCACTGCTCGTGCTAAGGAATGGAGATTGTTAGAGAATTCGCGTCGGGTGATTGTCCATGGCCATTTATGGTGACCTTGAAATGCATCAATTTGGGCTCCGAAAACAGGGGATTCAGCGTTGCCGTAATTGTCAATTCCCCAATGGTAGATTCCGGAAGCTAAATCGGCTACGATGTAGCCGATGCAGCTTGCTATAAGGGGCCCGGCCCACATATGTGAGTCGAGTACCCCTGCTGCAGACCGTGCTAAAGGAATTAGCACGGTGGTGCACCCACTTGCCATCCAGGCTCGATGAGCCCAAGTGGATTTTAAACTCGGGTCATTTAATACACTTTTCGTATTACTAGTCTTGATTTTTGTGATGGGAGTGAGTGGATCGTAAGTTAGTGGTTCTGAAACGGGTGGTGGTTTGGTGGTGATTGTGGCAATGTTGGACGAGGAAGAGGAGGTGGAGGAAGAGATACAATAGACTCGTGCAGGTAGGAGAACATGGCGGGAGGTGCTCTTAGCTCGATCTGTACTGAATCTTTTCTGTATCGTTCCAATTTTATCGAGGGCTCGTTGCGAGGATCTAATGGTGTGGTTTTGAGGTAGAATGGAAGACATATTGAAGGAACTTTTAGGTTGGATTTGCAATCAAAATGCCAAGAAAAATACCATATAGTATTTATTAGGGGTATATTATTTATATCCATAATATATTATAGTCCAATTGATTTGTGGTTCAAAATTGGGAGCTAGAAGTTTTGTGGTtactactaattttattttattttttcagaaaagaaaaaagttccttatgaaagaaacaaaataagaatttttagTATATGGTCTAAATAAGAGATGCGTGGGACTAGATAAGGCCAGTAGTATTGAGAGTTATTTTGTGTTGCACAAAAATTTGCCAATAAAAAAAACCCTTTAATTTGAGTTGTTTTATATTGGTAGACTTTTCACGCAAAAAATTTATTGTTACTTGTGGA contains these protein-coding regions:
- the LOC107025736 gene encoding uncharacterized protein LOC107025736, producing the protein MVDCSEVEIMEEREEVMVSSIDEEVKPIFRVAHFLKPTTKKLPFLPSRIKISCSSPKVQFKGGSSYMKGWSKWVNKLKPLHQEIWKKAGVFEGIIASTFMIYKHSDLILALAERWCMETNTFILPWGEATITLEDMVVLGGFSVLGHSVLKPVKTKDAVDIEKALAEVHKDIRARKTNVRHSAWMEHFAGRGDHLEHVAFLTLWLSRYVLPARSFQKVDRALFSIAIYLSQGIPIALAPAVLASIYRDMSLLKQFIVSSAKNHSPSDSRCIEDELNPNLRAPFQFIQLWAWERFTNLQPKPSSIIYTGEPRVARWHKAKKLNNVDHRSAIDSAAECFLWRPYAIDIVKNWDISRFYKERDEYVVVGPNIGREIMTFARLVRASELVGMDCVEQYNPHRVSMQFGFDQDVPDCVNHASDHIPKIAWTNYNRPIKDVKLYIPSRFIESDVSRRYLEWWKNQNVAPEVAIQHEKMNASVCCGFLQKCDMIVIESSSSDDDNIPISVSLRKRKLMKKEVAVPGNNQKLFLSMQSQSSSASNDGTARARETLVESKPISDKFEASNGKSDEDGDGPYVVKEMVPLESKNNNDKGGCKLNLTDGIALASDGPNAGLLSTNPAKTLQMSEASVVTQKVIATCTKITEGNMAMGNINNHEKGSGSCDMIDIVKLERRIRNLENINAGKVPIFRTK
- the LOC107024217 gene encoding fatty acid desaturase 4, chloroplastic, with product MSSILPQNHTIRSSQRALDKIGTIQKRFSTDRAKSTSRHVLLPARVYCISSSTSSSSSNIATITTKPPPVSEPLTYDPLTPITKIKTSNTKSVLNDPSLKSTWAHRAWMASGCTTVLIPLARSAAGVLDSHMWAGPLIASCIGYIVADLASGIYHWGIDNYGNAESPVFGAQIDAFQGHHKWPWTITRREFSNNLHSLARAVTFTVLPINIFCNDPTTLAFVGVCSGCIMFSQQFHSWAHGTKSKLPSIVLALQDAGVLVSREQHADHHRVPYNNNYCIVSGIWNSILDESKFFELMEMIFFFKFGVRPRSWSEPNSEWIEEAEIQSISASH